In Mytilus trossulus isolate FHL-02 chromosome 14, PNRI_Mtr1.1.1.hap1, whole genome shotgun sequence, a genomic segment contains:
- the LOC134696764 gene encoding ectonucleoside triphosphate diphosphohydrolase 1-like, whose translation MDRKRVLCLVLYLLPTFSKSFRLDYQYGAILDAGSTSTKVHLYRWIPKTVETDLPKFEEVVYRKFKPALSDFVGDIKMIRPYLREIFALLQQLIPEPLHESTSVYLMATAGLRFLDEDSTDNILKEVMLFMSNGSMNPFKYLDGYARILSGEEEALFAWISINYLYNMFDISKTPKDTIGMVEVGGGSMQIAFIPERPIYAGKQAVIIGGREYDVYAHSFLSYGAKSIGMRIEEYLVRQNMQAVVLTNPCMLKGDSHNVTSEGKTVTIHGASNATECVRIIDTYLPKIPEFLCSPKPCTIGSVYGPPVHRENFLALGSIYLTADELGLLNDNDMMRPVDMYLMATNYCRLTLDEAAAKFNIPTRWASFDCQNGLYIPKLLKALGFNMETENIFAKRKLDGVKIGWSIGAILYEEEKSYYTFNADAKLLFN comes from the exons ATGGATCGAAAAAGAGTATTGTGCCTTGTTTTGTATTTGCTTCCTACATTCAGCAAATCATTTCGATTAGACTATCAGTACGGAGCAATTCTTGATGCTGGGAGTACAAGTACAAAAGTTCATCTATATAGATGGATTCCAAAAACAGTTGAGACTGACTTACCCAAATTTGAAGAGGTTGTTTATAGAAAATTCAAACCAGCGTTAAGTGACTTTGTTGGTGATATTAAAATGATAAGACCTTATCTACGGGAAATTTTCGCTTTGTTGCAACAGTTGATTCCAGAACCTCTTCATGAAAGTACATCGGTATATCTCATGGCGACTGCAG GTTTACGATTCCTTGACGAAGACAGTACTGACAATATTCTAAAGGAAGTGATGTTGTTCATGTCAAACGGAAGTATGAATCCATTTAAGTACCTTGATGGCTATGCAAGAATATTGAGCGGTGAAGAAGAGGCTTTATTCGCCTGGATATCAATAAACTATCTTTACaatatgtttgatatatctAA AACTCCTAAAGACACTATTGGTATGGTTGAAGTTGGTGGTGGATCAATGCAAATAGCTTTCATTCCCGAAAGACCAATTTACGCGGGTAAACAAGCCGTGATCATAGGTGGTCGGGAATACGATGTATATGCACACAGCTTCCTCTCATATGGCGCCAAATCTATTGGTATGAGGATTGAGGAGTATCTAGTTAGACAGAACATGCAAGCTGTCGTGCTGACGAATCCATGCATGCTCAAAG gTGATTCCCATAACGTTACCTCGGAGGGTAAGACTGTTACCATACACGGGGCCAGTAATGCGACTGAATGTGTTCGTATCATAGACACATACTTACCAAAGATCCCAGAGTTTCTGTGTTCTCCGAAACCATGTACAATTGGATCTGTCTACGGACCACCAGTTCACAGGGAAAACTTCTTAGCATTGGGCTCAATATACCTCACAGCAGACGAACTTGGACTTCTCAATGATAACGACATGATGAGACCAGTAGATATGTACCTGATGGCAACAAATTACTGTAGATTG ACTCTAGATGAAGCTGCAGCTAAATTTAACATCCCTACAAGATGGGCTTCGTTTGATTGTCAGAATGGCCTATACATTCCTAAACTACTGAAAGCTTTGGGCTTTAACATGGAAACAGAAAACATATTTGCGAAGAGGAAGCTGGACGGTGTTAAGATAG GCTGGAGTATCGGTGCAATTCTCTACGAGGAGGAGAAGAGTTACTACACCTTCAATGCCGATGCCAAACtattattcaattaa